AATCGTGTCGAAAGTGCGTTCGGTGATATGTCGAGTTCCCCGGCCACGTGTTTCAACGTCGCTCCACGAGGGACGCTGAAGTAGCCGGAATCGAGCGCCGTTACCAGTGCTTCCCGCTGTTTCGGCGTCACTTCGTACTTCCCGAACGCGTTCGGATGTCGTGATTCGTACATTCGAATCAACTGAAACGAGAGGTCGTAACTCGAACAGTAGTCGTGGAACTCCGTCAGCGACGACTCGCTCGGAAACAACAGTTTGAGATACCAGTCGTTTCCATCGCTCGTCGCCTCCAGAATGCTAGCTTTCAACTCCGAGACGGCGTGACCGACGGTCCCCGTGCGCTGCCGCCACGAGACGCGATAGAACCGTTCGTTGTCGTGGTTTTCGAGCAACGTTATTGTCTCGACGGTTACGTCCTCGCCGAGTG
This is a stretch of genomic DNA from Haladaptatus paucihalophilus DX253. It encodes these proteins:
- a CDS encoding helix-turn-helix domain-containing protein, whose product is MSVLTEFAVPSEEFILHETLERISDIHVEIERVVADSEYVTPYFWASGESVERFERALGEDVTVETITLLENHDNERFYRVSWRQRTGTVGHAVSELKASILEATSDGNDWYLKLLFPSESSLTEFHDYCSSYDLSFQLIRMYESRHPNAFGKYEVTPKQREALVTALDSGYFSVPRGATLKHVAGELDISPNALSTRLRRGHANLITNTLRHEG